From the Fulvia fulva chromosome 2, complete sequence genome, one window contains:
- a CDS encoding putative sucrose utilization protein SUC1, with the protein MAVESQPGQPVPPTSDPASNDGSGASKQLRRACDCCRKRKVKCDGEEPCNPCKKASIRCAYLQPPKKKGPKGLRSARVLHALRRIDDDAALQSPTSPTSPNGHGPFGNWQWSAGSPTSQYQSHHQHTRLPDAAYGVHPSVAPDQHPYCQHVPTAMPQQQPLPQALPTFKREPTQQSSWTSYPAQSVASNSPTGNGSIPQMLSPTTSEVYHGRALSGETLLPYVDLFFKHMYIIMPVIDRTVYLDPAFYTNTSCLSRDVYCFLCSLCAATIVQLDDSIPQPPSPHPTKKADHLFAEECLRERRTFDYVESMSTLSIMTSFFLFAYYGNHEKHLQAWHYLQESITFSENLNMDDELSYEKLNPVEGQWRRRLYWLLFITERAYAVQRRKHTRLHASVTLPAVFESEDPQLLNGFVNLANLFSAVDDSFVSAWRGSRRASLNDEAWLARTQKQLDATADSIGTAELTETQHLDISITREWLHVLAWQMGVSNGLIWGQGEGGMRLDYPVELARKVVEITSKASAMALDSHGIGMEQKLSDIAGCLADVLKCTAGDSSATFLEGKQYLNILLNKLSSMRGKESRYLKPLMAKMEGLIDYEVNNVTLPLPNQPAPLFSEANTQQIPTIFAPSSPRWSMTDSVSMLRTLSMCGTLGIPGIAVPEEWDQRRPSGRMLENSELEVLQPWLAQGTA; encoded by the exons ATGGCAGTCGAATCGCAGCCAGGGCAGCCAGTACCGCCAACATCGGACCCAGCCAGCAACGACGGTAGCGGTGCCTCGAAGCAGCTGAGGCGAGCATGCGACTGCTGCCGTAAGAG AAAGGTGAAGTGCGATGGGGAAGAGCCTTGCAATCCGTGCAAGAAAGCGTCAATCAGATGCGCGTACTTGCAACCGCCCAAGAAGAAAGGACCAAAGGGCTTGCGCAGTGCTCGAGTATTGCACGCGCTTCGGAGGATCGACGACGATGCGGCGTTACAGAGTCCTACTAGCCCTACGAGTCCGAACGGACATGGTCCATTTGGAAACTGGCAATGGAGCGCTGGATCCCCAACTTCGCAATACCAAAGTCATCATCAGCATACGAGATTGCCGGACGCAGCGTACGGAGTACACCCAAGCGTTGCGCCTGATCAGCATCCTTACTGCCAGCATGTACCGACAGCCATGCCACAGCAACAGCCTCTTCCTCAAGCATTACCTACGTTCAAGAGAGAGCCCACCCAGCAGTCGAGCTGGACATCCTATCCCGCACAGTCTGTGGCTAGCAATAGTCCCACGGGCAATGGGAGCATACCGCAGATGCTATCACCCACTACATCAGAGGTCTACCATGGCCGCGCACTGTCAGGCGAGACATTGCTCCCTTACGTCGACCTGTTCTTCAAACACATGTATATCATCATGCCTGTCATTGACAGGACTGTCTACCTGGATCCCGCGTTCTACACCAACACCAGCTGTCTGAGTCGTGACGTTTACTGCTTTTTATGCTCGCTCTGCGCTGCTACCATCGTTCAGCTTGATGATTCCATTCCACAGCCCCCATCGCCTCATCCAACGAAGAAGGCAGATCACCTTTTTGCTGAAGAATGTTTACGAGAGCGGAGGACATTTGATTATGTGGAGAGCATGTCTACTCTGAGCATCATGACTTCTTTCTTCCTATTTGCATACTATGGCAACCACGAGAAGCACTTGCAGGCTTGGCACTATCTACAGGAGAGCATCACCTTCTCGGAAAACTTGAATATGGACGACGAGCTGTCCTATGAGAAGCTGAACCCGGTCGAAGGGCAATGGCGACGACGCTTGTATTGGCTACTGTTCATCACTGAGCGGGCGTATGCCGTACAAAGGAGAAAGCACACCAGGTTACATGCCTCGGTGACATTGCCAGCAGTGTTCGAAAGCGAAGATCCTCAACTACTCAATGGCTTTGTCAATCTAGCAAACCTCTTCAGCGCAGTCGACGACTCTTTTGTCAGCGCTTGGCGGGGATCCAGAAGAGCTAGTCTAAATGATGAAGCCTGGCTTGCACGGACACAAAAGCAGCTGGACGCAACTGCGGACTCAATTGGAACGGCTGAGCTGACGGAGACTCAGCACCTTGACATCAGCATAACTCGAGAATGGCTCCATGTTCTTGCTTGGCAAATGGGGGTCTCCAATGGCCTGATATGGGGTCAAGGTGAAGGCGGCATGAGGTTGGACTACCCGGTCGAGTTAGCCAGAAAGGTCGTAGAGATCACATCAAAGGCCAGCGCGATGGCTCTGGATAGCCATGGGATTGGCATG GAGCAGAAACTCTCCGACATTGCTGGCTGCCTTGCGGATGTGCTCAAATGTACAGCTGGTGATAGTTCGGCAACGTTCTTGGAGGGCAAACAATACCTCAACATACTGCTTAACAAATTGTCCAGTATGCGCGGCAAGGAATCACGATACCTCAAACCACTTATGGCGAAGATGGAAGGCCTCATCGATTACGAAGTGAACAACGTCACCCTGCCTCTGCCCAACCAGCCAGCACCGCTCTTCTCCGAAGCGAACACGCAGCAAATTCCTACGATCTTTGCGCCGAGCAGTCCACGGTGGAGCATGACAGACTCGGTCTCTATGCTCAGGACGCTGTCTATGTGCGGAACATTAGGTATACCAGGCATCGCGGTGCCAGAAGAGTGGGATCAGCGCCGGCCGAGTGGCCGCATGCTGGAGAATAGTGAGCTTGAAGTTTTGCAGCCATGGTTGGCACAAGGCACGGCGTGA